The following DNA comes from Bacteroidales bacterium.
GACTTTGCGCAACAGATGCTTTATTACTCCCGCCATTACGCTGCATTGCCGGTAAAGTGAAGAATTCCAAAATTTGTTACTTACCTTTGTTTGGTTGTTTTAATTGTTGTTCTATCTTTGCACCCTTAAAAAAATAGGGTAGTTCTCTAAGTAATTATTTTTCAAAATTTTATCACACATGCAAAATAAAGGATTTATCAAGTTCATTGCCATCCTGTTTGCTTTAGTATCGCTTTACCACTTGTCGTTTACCTACGTAAGCCAACGTGTTGTGAGCAAGGCTAATAAATACGCGCACAATGCTGAAACCGAACGCTTGTCGAGTTTTATGGCTGATGGGGATGCAGCACAGCAGCAATTTCTGTACGATTCGATCGCTAAAGCCCGCGAAACGTATTATCTCGACTCAATGTCCAATGAGGTGATTTACAACCTTGCTGTACGTAAATATACTTTTAAGGAAGTGCGCGAGCGCGAGCTCAACCTGGGTCTCGACCTCAAAGGTGGTATGAACGTGACGTTGGAAGTATCGGTGATCGACATTGTTAGAGGATTGGCAGGCAACAGCAAGAATCCTGTTTTTCAGCAAGCCCTCGAATTGGCGCGTGAAAAACAAAAAAGTAGTCAGGACGGTTTTGTGACCCTCTTTGGTCAGGCCGTTAAAGAAATCGATCCCAACTTCCAGTTGACTTCGATATTTATGGCTGAGTTCAAAGACAAACTCAATTATAATTCCACTAATGATGAGGTGCTCGATGTGGTGCGCAAAGAAGCTAACGCTGCTATTGACCGTACCTTCAACATTCTTCGTACGCGTATCGACCGCTTTGGTGTAGCTCAGCCCAACATTCAGAAGTTGCAGACCGCCGGTCGTATTTTGGTGGAGCTGCCGGGTATCAAAGAGCCACAGCGTGTTCGTAAGCTTTTGCAGGGAACTGCACAGCTTGAGTTTTGGACAACCTACCAGTTTAGTGATGTGTTCAACTATTTTCAGGCTGCTGATCAAAAACTTGTCGACATATTAAAAACTGATGATATTCTCGACGCTGTTGCTGAAGAAAGCCCTCTGGCAGAAGATGGTGAATTGGCTGATGCTGCTGTTGTTGAAAACGAAGAGTCTGAATTGTCAGAGATGGATTCTACTGCTGTATTAGCTAAAGCGATAACTGATACATTAGATCAGGATCTTCTCGATCAGCTTGGCAGCGACAGCCTTTCCGTTACCGACCGTAGCCAATCTCCCGAAGAGATTGCCAAAACCAATCCGCTGTTTGCCTATCTTCGTCCCAATCTGGTTCAAACCGAAAATGGTTATGTGCCCGCACAGAACGCTACTGTTGGTTATGCCACCATAAGAGATACTGCCATGGTCAACAATATGCTGCGCCGCGTAAAACAAGACTTGCCGCGCGACATGAAGCTGGCCTGGAAAATTAAACCTGAAAAATATTCGCCCGACTTTCTCGAGCTGGTGGCATTGAAAGCTTCCAATCGCGACGGCTCGGCAGCGCTGGGTGGCGATGTAATCGTGGAAGCCCGCCAAAACTTTGATAACAACAACCGCGTAATTGTGGATATGGCCATGAACAGCGAAGGAGCTCGCCAATGGAAACGCCTCACTGGCGAAAACACCAACAGGCAAATCGCTATCGTGCTCGACGATTATGTCTATTCGGCTCCCAATGTAATTGACGAAATCCCCAACGGACGTTCGCAGATATCCGGAAACTTTGAAGTGGCCGAAGCACAAGACCTTGCCAACATTCTGAAAGCTGGTAAGCTGCCTGCTCCTGCACGTATTGTCGAAGAGGCCGTAGTAGGTCCTTCGCTGGGTAAAGTTGCTATCAACAATGGTTTGACCTCTTTTATCATTGCCTTTATCATGGTGCTTCTCTACATGGTGCTGTATTACAACCGCGCCGGATGGGTTGCCGACCTGGCTCTCCTGACCAATATTTTCTTCATCTTTGGTGTGCTTACCTCGCTGGGAGCAGTACTCACCTTACCCGGTATTGCCGGTATCGTGCTTACACTCGGTATGGCTGTGGATGCCAACGTGATTATTTACGAGCGTATCAAAGAAGAGGTGTGTGCCGGAAAAGGTATGCGTCTGGCCATCCACGACGGTTACAAAAATGCTTATTCAGCCATCATCGACGGCAACGTTACTACATTGCTCACCGGTATTGTGCTGTATACTTTTGGTAGCGGCCCGGTACAAGGTTTTGCCACCACCCTTATCATTGGTATCCTTTCGTCGTTGTTCTCTGCAATCTTTATTTCGCGCATCATTTTCGATCGTATGCTCACGCGCAACCGTACCATCAACTTTAGTAACAAATATACGCACAACGTGCTGGCTAATGCCAACTTCAACTTTCTGGGCTATCGTAAATATGCGTACATTATTTCCAGCGCTATTATCATCATCGGTATTGGATCTTTGGCCGTAAGAGGTTTAAATTATGGTGTTGATTTCTCCGGTGGCCGTACTTACGTTATCCGGTTCGACCAGCCCGTAGTCTTAAAAGATATTCGAAACGCATTGGAAGATGATCTGGAACAACCCGAAGTAAAAACTTTTGGCCCCACCTCACAGGTGAAAGTTACTACTAATAAAGATATCGACAACGACAATCCGTCTGTCGACTCCACTTTGCAGGCGCTTATTTTTAACAACCTGAAGCCTTTCTATCGGGATCAAACCATTACTTACACTGATTTTATTGCTGATACGGGAAGCGACAAATTTATCGGCATCCTAAGCTCACAAAAAGTAGGGCCAACCATTGCCGACGACATCCGCAACCGTGCAGTGATGGCAGTTATCTTTGCGCTCATCATCATCTTTATCTATATCGCTATCCGCTTTAAGAAGTGGCAATATGGTCTGGGAGGTGTCGCAGCTCTGTTCCACGACTCGATAATTGTAATCAGTTTGTTCTCGATATTTTATAATGTCCTGCCTTTCAATCTCGAGGTTGACCAGACATTTATTGCGGCAATCCTCACCATTATTGGTTATTCCATCAACGACACGGTGATCATCTTCGACCGTATCAGGGAGTTTGTAGGATTGCATCCAAAACGTACCCTGAACGATAACGTGAATCAGGGAATTAACAGCACGCTGGCCCGTACCATCAATACTTCGGGAACTACCCTCGTGGTACTGCTGATGATCTTTATCTTTGGCGGTGAGGTTATCCGTGGGTTTGCCTTTGCTCTGTTGATGGGTGTTCTCATCGGGACTTATTCATCGGTATTTATTGCCAGCCCGGTGGCTTACGACATGATCACAAAAGGTGGCAAAAACGACACCGACTCGATTATGAAATCTAAAAAATCTAAAAAGAAGTAACATTTTTTTTCATTAATAAAATAAATCCCGGCAATGATCTTTAAAGTCAAGCCGGGATTTTTGTTTTGAGATATTTACTCATGGTTTGCCAAAGCGATTGTTACAAAGGTTATGAATAGGATAATCTTTGAAAACGACAGAGAGTAGTTAAAGCATTGGATTGATTAGATCATCGCCTTCTGTAAACTACAATGAGGTTTTTTTTCAGGACATTGCTATTACTTTCCTACTTTTGCTCGTTAGTATTGAAAAAACGAATGGGTTTATTCTTGAATTTTGAAATTTCATTTTCAAATAGGTTGAATGGTAATAGCTTTCTTTAATATCAGTGGCGGCGAAATATTCATCATCCTTTTGGTGGTGTTTCTCTTCTTTGGGCCAGATAAAATTCCTGAGATTGCCCGTTGGATGGGCAAAGGCCTAAGCGAAGTAAAGAAAGCCACCAGCGAGATTCGGGATGAGATTACGCGCGAAACCGACGACATTCGCCGCGAAGCTGATGATTTGAAAAGGAGCATAAATCTTAATGAACCGCCATCTGCAGCAACACCCCGATCCGATAAGCCAATGGATGATTTGGAAAAAACTGAACCTGATTTAAGACAAAAACCACGAGAGCCTCAGCTATAATGGTTGCGCTGCATGCGCACAGATACTAAAGCAATTTGATAAACCGTTAAAAAACCGATTCTTCTGACAAATAAATGCAAACAACTGTTTGCTGCCGATACCGAAAAAACAATGAGTACAAACGTTACGAGAACTCTTCCTGGAGTTTTAATAATTCTTCTCCTATTTTCAGCGATGACGGTTCACGGTCAAAATCGCCGGGCACAGGCTGCCGACGAGGATTTTGCCAATCTGCGCTATTCGCTGGCCATCCCCAAATACAAAAAAGCCTACTCGCGTGTAAAAGGAAACAAGGCCGAGAAGAATCGCATCACCTATCAGCTGGCCGAGAGTTACCGGTTCACCAACCAGATGAAACGTGCCCAGGCCTTTTACAAAAGACTGGAGCGTGCCAAATACGATCGTACCGAGCCACTGGTGCTTTTGCGTCTGGCCGATGCCATGCGTGCCGATGGTAAATACGATGAGGCGCTGGAGATGTATGAGAAATATGCCGAGCGTGTGCCGGAAGATCCGCGTGGAAAGTCTGGAATAAGTTCGTGTAAGCTGGCGCAGGAGTGGCTCGAAAACCCCGGGAATTATCAGATAGAAAAACTAAAACGTTTCAACTCCCGCGAAGACGACTTTTCACCTGCCTACAGCGAAGCCAATGCCAACGCCATAATCTTCACTTCTTCACGCGATGGCAGCACCGGCAAAAATACCGACGAATGGACCGGTATGAATTTTACCGATCTTTTCTATGCGCGTCAGGATCAAAAAGGAGACTGGAGCACGCCGGTTCTGGCCGATGAGAGCGAGACCGTAAATACTGACGCCAACGAAGGACAGCCTTCCTTCAATGGTAACTTTGGTAAAATGTATTTTACACGCTGCGGAAAAGATAACCAGACAGTTAACGGTTGTCAGATTTATGTGACACGCAAGCAGGGGCGTGGTTTTGGTGAACCCGAAAAAGTTGAGCTTGGCGGCGACAGCACCTCCGTGTTCGGACATCCCGCCGTAAGCCCCGACGAGAGTTTCCTGATATTTTCATCGCCCAAAAATGGTGGCGCTGGTGGCAAAGACCTGTGGATTTCTGAGTCAAAAGGTGGAGGTGGATTTTCGACACCCCGCAATATGGGTACTAATATCAATACCAAAGGCGACGAGGTGTTTCCCGTAATGCGCGGTGACTCAGTATTGTATTTCGCTTCTAACGGATTGCCGGGCATGGGCGGCCTCGACCTGTTCAAAAGTACCCGCAACGAAGACGGTTCCTGGAGCGATCCCGTCAACATGAGGCCACCTATTAATACACAATACGATGACTTCGGCATCACCTGGCATCCCGACGGCAAAGACGAAGGGTTTTTCTCTTCAAACCGGCGTGGTGGTCGGGGTGGCGACGACATTTATTACTTTGTCAATCCGCCGTTGGTGTATGCCGTTTCCGGAAAAGTAGTCGACAACAACACACTTCAGCCTGTCGATAAAGCCGATGTCAACCTGGTGACTTCTGACGGAACCAACGTAACTACCACCACCAACTCGGTTGGGTATTATGAGTTTAAAGATGACCAGATAAAAGCCAGTACTACTTTTGAAATACTTGTAGAAAAACCCGAATATTTCAACGACAAGGCCATGGAAACCACTGTAGGTTTGGCAGCCAGCCGCGATTTTGTGATGAATTTCAACCTGACGCCCATACCCAAAGAACCCGTGGTGCTGCCAGAGATTTTATACGATCTGGCCAAGTGGGAACTCAAGCCACAATTTCAGGATTCGTTGCAGGGGCTCATCCGAACCCTCGATGCCAACGAGACCATTGTGGTAGAAATAGCTGCTCATACTGACAGCCGCGACACCGACGAACGCAACGACATTCTCTCGCAGAAGCGCGCCGAGTCGGTGGTGGATTATCTCATCCTGCGCGGCATCGACCCCGATCGGATGGTGGCCAAAGGCTATGGTGAGCGTGTGCCGTTTGTGTTAAAGAAAGAAACTACCCGCGGCGGCTATACTTTTGCTGTTGGCTCGCGTCTTACCGAATCCTATGTCGACTCGCTGCCCAACAACGAAGCTCGTGAAGCTGCTCACCAGATGAACCGCCGCACCGAGTTTTCGATTATCAGCAAGGATTACATACCCAAGCCAAAAATAAAAACCGATACCATCGCCAGAGCTGTCGAGGTGGTAGTGAATCCGGAAGAAAAGATCCTCGACTATATGCTTACGCCCAAAGGTTTGATGCAGGGTCAGGTTATCGTGAATGGATTTACACTCAATTTTATTTACGACCGGCGTGCCATTCGCCCGGCCATATCGCTGGGAAGTGCGCTGCGTCTGCTCAAAGAGGGAGCTAT
Coding sequences within:
- a CDS encoding twin-arginine translocase TatA/TatE family subunit, coding for MVIAFFNISGGEIFIILLVVFLFFGPDKIPEIARWMGKGLSEVKKATSEIRDEITRETDDIRREADDLKRSINLNEPPSAATPRSDKPMDDLEKTEPDLRQKPREPQL
- the secDF gene encoding protein translocase subunit SecDF, whose translation is MQNKGFIKFIAILFALVSLYHLSFTYVSQRVVSKANKYAHNAETERLSSFMADGDAAQQQFLYDSIAKARETYYLDSMSNEVIYNLAVRKYTFKEVRERELNLGLDLKGGMNVTLEVSVIDIVRGLAGNSKNPVFQQALELAREKQKSSQDGFVTLFGQAVKEIDPNFQLTSIFMAEFKDKLNYNSTNDEVLDVVRKEANAAIDRTFNILRTRIDRFGVAQPNIQKLQTAGRILVELPGIKEPQRVRKLLQGTAQLEFWTTYQFSDVFNYFQAADQKLVDILKTDDILDAVAEESPLAEDGELADAAVVENEESELSEMDSTAVLAKAITDTLDQDLLDQLGSDSLSVTDRSQSPEEIAKTNPLFAYLRPNLVQTENGYVPAQNATVGYATIRDTAMVNNMLRRVKQDLPRDMKLAWKIKPEKYSPDFLELVALKASNRDGSAALGGDVIVEARQNFDNNNRVIVDMAMNSEGARQWKRLTGENTNRQIAIVLDDYVYSAPNVIDEIPNGRSQISGNFEVAEAQDLANILKAGKLPAPARIVEEAVVGPSLGKVAINNGLTSFIIAFIMVLLYMVLYYNRAGWVADLALLTNIFFIFGVLTSLGAVLTLPGIAGIVLTLGMAVDANVIIYERIKEEVCAGKGMRLAIHDGYKNAYSAIIDGNVTTLLTGIVLYTFGSGPVQGFATTLIIGILSSLFSAIFISRIIFDRMLTRNRTINFSNKYTHNVLANANFNFLGYRKYAYIISSAIIIIGIGSLAVRGLNYGVDFSGGRTYVIRFDQPVVLKDIRNALEDDLEQPEVKTFGPTSQVKVTTNKDIDNDNPSVDSTLQALIFNNLKPFYRDQTITYTDFIADTGSDKFIGILSSQKVGPTIADDIRNRAVMAVIFALIIIFIYIAIRFKKWQYGLGGVAALFHDSIIVISLFSIFYNVLPFNLEVDQTFIAAILTIIGYSINDTVIIFDRIREFVGLHPKRTLNDNVNQGINSTLARTINTSGTTLVVLLMIFIFGGEVIRGFAFALLMGVLIGTYSSVFIASPVAYDMITKGGKNDTDSIMKSKKSKKK
- a CDS encoding OmpA family protein, translated to MSTNVTRTLPGVLIILLLFSAMTVHGQNRRAQAADEDFANLRYSLAIPKYKKAYSRVKGNKAEKNRITYQLAESYRFTNQMKRAQAFYKRLERAKYDRTEPLVLLRLADAMRADGKYDEALEMYEKYAERVPEDPRGKSGISSCKLAQEWLENPGNYQIEKLKRFNSREDDFSPAYSEANANAIIFTSSRDGSTGKNTDEWTGMNFTDLFYARQDQKGDWSTPVLADESETVNTDANEGQPSFNGNFGKMYFTRCGKDNQTVNGCQIYVTRKQGRGFGEPEKVELGGDSTSVFGHPAVSPDESFLIFSSPKNGGAGGKDLWISESKGGGGFSTPRNMGTNINTKGDEVFPVMRGDSVLYFASNGLPGMGGLDLFKSTRNEDGSWSDPVNMRPPINTQYDDFGITWHPDGKDEGFFSSNRRGGRGGDDIYYFVNPPLVYAVSGKVVDNNTLQPVDKADVNLVTSDGTNVTTTTNSVGYYEFKDDQIKASTTFEILVEKPEYFNDKAMETTVGLAASRDFVMNFNLTPIPKEPVVLPEILYDLAKWELKPQFQDSLQGLIRTLDANETIVVEIAAHTDSRDTDERNDILSQKRAESVVDYLILRGIDPDRMVAKGYGERVPFVLKKETTRGGYTFAVGSRLTESYVDSLPNNEAREAAHQMNRRTEFSIISKDYIPKPKIKTDTIARAVEVVVNPEEKILDYMLTPKGLMQGQVIVNGFTLNFIYDRRAIRPAISLGSALRLLKEGAITKNDFQGNPEEILGDGTIAHRAIFRVETLRLAGMTIRNVEIQVDHQLATQMTLGEITLTEFGTFTIDEEKKQIIFR